A DNA window from Sporosarcina sp. ANT_H38 contains the following coding sequences:
- the murJ gene encoding murein biosynthesis integral membrane protein MurJ → MIMNKMMKIIGAVAVINIVARVFGFVREMAISNQYGTSKTADAIVTAYTIPNFIYLVVGGALTTAFISVYHSTRTDKALFVRKSFTTVLVAAVGITAVLMIFTDPLLNLFFKNMTAEEFAMTRTLYLWMMPSSIILVLSTWMSGVLNVNGKFNLSSLAVLLYNASFVGIAVVLTSYFGPESYGIGALVGALLMGVFLYVGLRKSKLYSLKPSFAMSVDTKRLWVIALPILFGGASLQFYFVIHRIVADGFGEGTISAVNYASKLTGFPQAIMMTAVTTVIYPLLSKKQGEGDMETIRALYKKGMLYLVALLLPATVISYIFAEPLVRLVFGHGASTESSILLIVPIFRVFTLSMFFLAANTYITRFYYAKANSIVPVIFSLISVFGINIAVIYMMIDSHGASAIAYGTVISAAVNFVMLAIYARVKWKL, encoded by the coding sequence ATGATAATGAATAAAATGATGAAAATTATCGGCGCTGTTGCGGTTATTAACATTGTTGCAAGAGTGTTCGGGTTTGTAAGGGAAATGGCGATTAGTAATCAATACGGCACATCAAAAACTGCAGATGCGATTGTAACAGCTTATACAATTCCGAATTTCATTTACCTGGTGGTTGGTGGTGCGTTGACGACAGCGTTCATATCTGTCTATCACTCGACAAGGACGGATAAAGCATTGTTTGTTCGGAAATCATTTACGACAGTTCTTGTAGCGGCAGTTGGAATTACGGCTGTATTAATGATTTTTACAGATCCACTCTTGAATTTGTTTTTCAAAAATATGACTGCTGAAGAATTTGCGATGACGCGTACGCTTTACCTATGGATGATGCCGTCTTCTATTATTCTTGTTTTATCGACATGGATGAGCGGCGTATTGAATGTGAATGGCAAGTTTAACCTGTCCAGTTTAGCAGTCCTTCTATATAATGCATCTTTTGTAGGAATCGCTGTTGTGTTGACAAGTTATTTTGGTCCTGAATCGTATGGAATTGGTGCACTAGTTGGTGCGTTATTAATGGGTGTGTTTTTATATGTAGGACTTCGAAAATCAAAACTTTATTCTTTGAAGCCTTCATTTGCCATGTCTGTTGATACGAAGCGTTTATGGGTGATTGCATTGCCAATCTTGTTCGGTGGCGCCTCGTTGCAATTTTATTTTGTTATTCATCGAATAGTAGCGGATGGGTTTGGGGAAGGGACAATTTCGGCGGTCAATTACGCATCTAAATTGACAGGTTTCCCCCAGGCAATCATGATGACTGCGGTAACGACAGTTATCTATCCTCTTCTTAGTAAAAAGCAGGGGGAAGGCGATATGGAAACAATCCGTGCGCTTTATAAAAAAGGAATGCTCTATCTAGTTGCACTGCTTCTACCAGCAACTGTGATTTCTTACATTTTTGCAGAGCCGCTCGTCCGTCTTGTATTTGGACATGGTGCATCCACGGAGTCCTCGATCCTGTTAATCGTACCGATTTTCCGGGTATTTACACTGTCGATGTTTTTCCTTGCTGCGAATACCTATATAACTCGATTCTATTATGCCAAAGCAAATTCGATAGTGCCTGTCATATTCAGTTTGATAAGCGTATTTGGAATTAATATCGCGGTTATCTACATGATGATTGACTCGCACGGTGCTTCAGCAATTGCATACGGTACGGTCATTAGTGCTGCAGTAAACTTCGTGATGCTCGCTATTTATGCGAGAGTGAAGTGGAAATTGTAA
- a CDS encoding glycosyltransferase → MKKIVVFSNMYPSQQHPTYGLFVKNQVELLQSADIDVDVVAIQNPGKGKIQALKKYTSWFFRSFLYMMKNRKNLSLTHAHYAFPTGVLSLIGKKMFGIPYVVTSHGGDIDKMAVKSQHIANMTRTILQQAESVIVVGDKLREDVIYRFGVPETNVHVMSMGVDTSVFKYVPRVVAREMLGLPIEEKMLIFVGNVIQAKGLLELVEAFDSLKMSLPESSLYVIGSKKDGRFVEELRSFIREKDVEDIHFKEPLSQADLSLWMSAADALVLPSHHEGFGLVALEAMSAGTKVVATEVGGLSYLLKDQAGILVEPKNPASLAEGLWSALDENSDVIDETVVQAKITQHSFDTILGDLLSIYRSAEKGQVDDNE, encoded by the coding sequence ATGAAGAAAATAGTCGTATTCAGTAATATGTATCCGTCTCAACAGCATCCGACATACGGTCTTTTTGTGAAGAATCAAGTTGAACTTCTTCAGTCTGCAGATATTGATGTCGATGTAGTTGCAATTCAGAATCCTGGAAAAGGGAAAATACAGGCATTAAAAAAATACACATCATGGTTTTTCCGTTCTTTTTTATATATGATGAAAAATCGTAAGAATTTATCATTAACACATGCGCATTATGCGTTTCCAACAGGGGTTCTTTCATTAATAGGGAAAAAGATGTTTGGCATTCCTTATGTAGTGACGAGTCACGGTGGAGATATTGATAAGATGGCAGTTAAGAGTCAGCACATTGCCAATATGACAAGAACCATTTTGCAACAAGCGGAATCGGTTATAGTTGTTGGTGACAAGCTTCGAGAAGATGTGATATACCGCTTCGGGGTTCCCGAAACGAATGTGCATGTCATGAGTATGGGAGTCGATACTTCGGTTTTCAAATATGTGCCTAGAGTTGTGGCGAGGGAAATGCTCGGTCTTCCTATAGAAGAGAAAATGTTGATCTTCGTTGGAAATGTGATTCAGGCAAAAGGGCTTTTGGAACTTGTTGAAGCATTTGATTCACTGAAAATGTCGCTTCCTGAGAGTTCGTTATACGTGATTGGCTCGAAGAAAGACGGACGTTTTGTCGAGGAGTTACGATCATTCATACGAGAAAAAGATGTTGAAGATATTCACTTCAAAGAGCCGCTTAGTCAAGCAGATTTGTCACTTTGGATGTCAGCTGCTGATGCGCTTGTGCTTCCCTCACACCATGAAGGGTTCGGATTGGTCGCGCTCGAAGCAATGTCTGCAGGGACGAAAGTTGTCGCCACAGAAGTTGGAGGGCTTTCATACTTGTTGAAGGACCAAGCGGGGATTTTGGTCGAACCGAAAAATCCGGCTTCGCTGGCGGAAGGTTTGTGGAGTGCGCTTGACGAGAATTCTGATGTCATCGATGAAACAGTCGTGCAGGCGAAAATTACGCAGCACTCATTTGATACCATTTTGGGGGACTTGTTGTCGATTTATCGTTCTGCTGAGAAGGGTCAGGTTGATGATAATGAATAA
- a CDS encoding NlpC/P60 family protein, which yields MKRLLLLVFASLLFSTSIPTMASANSANDLVNKARSYIGTPYLYGGTTTSGFDCSGYTQHVFKEVGVSIPRTTGQQHAMGTSVAKGDLEIGDLVFFNTSGSGVSHDGIYIGSGKFIHASSSKGVMISELNDPAYWGSRYIGARRVHDFSSGSLVASDDVAQAIKYASRAEIAQTLVDELGLKKKSTKSIFSDVSANHPQVNAIIAVTDAGIFSGDNGKFNPDGKMTRAQLSKVLVEAFNIKGSTEASFKDVPKNHWAKEYINILYHNKITTGYGDGNFGLNDKVTAKQFGKFIDRLNN from the coding sequence ATGAAACGACTCTTACTTTTGGTTTTTGCAAGTTTACTATTTTCAACTTCCATCCCGACCATGGCTTCGGCTAATTCTGCTAATGATCTCGTAAACAAAGCACGATCATATATAGGAACACCTTATTTATATGGAGGGACAACCACTTCCGGTTTCGACTGCTCAGGATATACGCAACATGTATTTAAAGAAGTAGGGGTTTCTATCCCTCGAACGACTGGTCAACAGCATGCTATGGGAACATCTGTTGCAAAAGGGGATCTTGAAATAGGAGACCTTGTATTTTTCAACACAAGTGGCAGTGGCGTTTCGCATGACGGAATTTACATAGGATCCGGCAAATTCATCCACGCATCTTCAAGCAAGGGTGTCATGATTTCTGAACTAAACGACCCTGCCTACTGGGGCAGCCGTTATATCGGGGCACGACGAGTACATGATTTTTCTTCTGGTTCTCTCGTCGCATCGGATGATGTTGCACAAGCCATTAAGTACGCATCTCGTGCTGAAATTGCTCAAACACTTGTCGATGAGCTTGGTTTAAAGAAAAAAAGTACTAAATCCATTTTTTCCGACGTATCGGCTAATCATCCTCAAGTAAATGCAATCATTGCAGTAACAGATGCAGGCATCTTCTCTGGAGATAATGGTAAATTCAATCCTGATGGAAAAATGACACGTGCACAACTTTCTAAAGTACTTGTAGAGGCATTCAATATTAAAGGTTCTACAGAAGCCTCCTTTAAAGACGTTCCAAAAAATCATTGGGCAAAAGAATATATCAATATTCTTTATCACAACAAAATTACAACCGGTTATGGTGATGGCAATTTCGGCCTAAATGATAAAGTTACTGCGAAACAATTTGGTAAATTTATTGATCGACTAAACAACTAA
- a CDS encoding N-acetylmuramoyl-L-alanine amidase, which produces MKTIKWAAVLIMIFTLVSIVPGQSFAKTQFTDVTPDKEYYEQVNYIADLGIIKGYLENGISKFKPSNNLTRGQAAKMLVIATKKQGIPTPSLKFKDVKSGTEQYTYISRAVSLGYFKTNPDGTFKPNEKLKRAEMGNALAIAFNLSEKISADKPMKFTDMKNHTYAERINGLYYAGVTKGDAGKFLPNNLLTRSQFSLFLARAMSDKFALPVSPPDHTSRTYFAKVVTDGATLNVRSLPSVEGDIIHKLNNNEIVEVVGQTGDWLLIVLDEGEGYINGRYTVEVGTETPEEPTEPEVPEEPSGNGNLVGKVTVKSLNMRQSPSTSSPVIDNLKLDQKVEVLSLNGDWAKIRANSKIGFVSKTYLKLLNQTGNPLNSRIIVLDPGHGAHDPGTSKNKVTEKAITLKVGKLVEAKLKKAGANVVMTRSNDTFLSLEQRTAFAKKHFAETFVSIHVNSATSTSAKGSETYFDSSLNANSAESKSLATYIQNNLVKRANMVNRGVKDNRFYVIKNTNVAAVLVELAFLSNADDFKKLTSDAYLEIYAESIYQGLVQYYSAQ; this is translated from the coding sequence ATGAAGACAATTAAGTGGGCAGCAGTGTTAATAATGATTTTCACACTCGTTTCCATAGTCCCAGGACAATCTTTCGCAAAAACACAATTCACGGACGTAACACCTGATAAGGAATATTATGAACAGGTCAATTACATAGCAGATCTCGGAATTATTAAAGGGTATCTGGAAAATGGAATTTCAAAGTTCAAACCTAGCAACAATCTAACACGTGGACAGGCTGCTAAGATGCTTGTAATTGCTACTAAAAAGCAGGGCATCCCTACCCCCTCTTTAAAGTTCAAAGACGTTAAATCAGGAACTGAGCAATACACCTATATTAGCCGTGCAGTTTCACTCGGCTACTTCAAAACAAATCCTGACGGAACATTCAAACCAAACGAAAAATTGAAACGCGCTGAAATGGGTAATGCACTTGCGATAGCTTTCAATCTTTCTGAAAAGATTTCTGCCGATAAACCAATGAAGTTTACAGATATGAAGAATCATACATACGCTGAGCGTATTAACGGTCTTTATTACGCTGGAGTAACAAAAGGGGATGCAGGAAAGTTCCTACCAAACAATTTATTGACACGCTCACAGTTCTCGTTATTCCTAGCTCGCGCAATGAGTGATAAGTTCGCTCTACCTGTTTCGCCACCAGATCATACGTCAAGAACGTATTTTGCTAAAGTGGTGACAGACGGAGCAACACTGAACGTTCGCTCTCTTCCCTCAGTTGAAGGCGACATCATACACAAGCTAAATAATAACGAAATCGTTGAAGTTGTTGGGCAAACAGGCGATTGGCTACTTATCGTCCTCGATGAAGGTGAAGGCTATATCAATGGACGCTATACTGTTGAAGTTGGCACAGAAACACCTGAGGAACCTACGGAACCTGAAGTCCCGGAAGAACCTAGCGGGAATGGTAACCTAGTAGGGAAAGTGACAGTGAAAAGCCTTAACATGCGACAAAGTCCAAGCACTAGCTCCCCTGTTATCGATAATTTAAAACTAGATCAAAAGGTCGAAGTGTTATCACTTAATGGAGATTGGGCAAAAATCCGTGCGAACTCCAAAATAGGGTTTGTTAGTAAAACATATTTAAAACTGCTCAATCAAACGGGAAATCCGCTTAATAGTCGAATCATCGTCTTGGATCCAGGTCACGGTGCACATGATCCTGGTACTTCAAAAAATAAGGTTACCGAAAAAGCCATCACTTTAAAAGTCGGTAAACTTGTAGAAGCAAAATTGAAAAAAGCAGGTGCAAACGTTGTCATGACACGTTCAAATGATACTTTCCTTTCACTTGAACAGCGTACAGCTTTCGCCAAGAAGCACTTTGCCGAAACATTTGTGTCGATTCATGTGAATTCAGCCACTTCGACGTCAGCAAAAGGGTCTGAAACGTACTTCGATTCATCGTTAAATGCTAACTCTGCTGAAAGCAAATCCTTAGCAACTTACATTCAAAATAATCTTGTCAAAAGAGCCAACATGGTTAACCGTGGTGTGAAAGACAATCGTTTTTATGTCATTAAAAATACCAACGTAGCAGCTGTACTCGTCGAACTCGCTTTCCTCTCAAATGCGGATGATTTTAAAAAGCTGACGAGTGATGCCTACCTAGAAATCTATGCAGAGTCAATCTATCAAGGTCTAGTACAATATTATTCAGCACAGTAG
- a CDS encoding 5'-nucleotidase C-terminal domain-containing protein, producing the protein MSTKYFKCTATAMLLLSLSAITPVIAAETPVSATGDFSLTVLHTNDTHANLASTAERAALVKKLKAEKPYNVLLDAGDVFSGTLYFNEFKGQADLAVMNYLEYDAMTFGNHEFDLGTSAEGHKALADFIKGAKFPFVGANTNFSADPLFDGLQSKTIEAKAEDGKIYNGIIKEVNGEKVGIFGLTTAETKDISSPEKVTFSNYIVEAKEAVTAFEKAGVNKIIALTHIGYNDSDNIDNDLLLAKNVPGIDIIVGGHTHVKLDEPHVVNKDTEPVVIVQANEYNKFLGQLDITFDEKGVIKDYSGVLHAVGGENAATDADAAKLIKPFSDTVKATMEKPTGATADVFLSGLRDLGGVRAGETNLGNLITDGMLAKAKEIDPSTVIAFQNGGGIRTSIPKGPITYGQAIGVLPFGNSLALIELSGAELKSVFEHSVKDYPKESGGFLHFAGMKLIFDGKAEAGKRVVSITIDGKEIESDKSYKVATNVFTAQGGDGYDMLKKAYEDGRVREPGFVDWESFAEHMKSIGTINSEIEGRISAKVPYSDVAYDSWSYQYVSDLYYRGVLKGSDATYGPKKEMTRAQAASWIVRALDLKAEGTAPFSDIENYAAETKAEIVAAYEHGLIKGVNGKFMPSQKVTRAQFALMLERAYENYTGTKYTAAAKAPYADFGNYDAEAVNSISMLHELGIATGANGKFMPGRSTSREHAAKIVSNFIYNVKQVKKAK; encoded by the coding sequence ATGTCTACTAAATATTTTAAATGTACTGCGACTGCTATGCTTCTATTAAGTTTATCTGCCATCACACCTGTAATTGCTGCAGAAACGCCTGTTTCAGCAACGGGAGATTTCTCGTTGACGGTATTACACACGAATGATACGCATGCAAACCTCGCTTCAACTGCAGAACGTGCGGCACTCGTCAAAAAGCTCAAGGCCGAAAAGCCTTATAATGTATTACTTGATGCTGGGGACGTATTTTCTGGGACGCTTTACTTCAATGAATTTAAAGGACAAGCTGATCTCGCAGTAATGAATTATCTCGAATACGATGCCATGACATTCGGCAACCATGAGTTTGACCTTGGTACATCTGCTGAAGGACACAAAGCACTAGCAGATTTCATCAAAGGCGCAAAATTCCCGTTCGTTGGTGCGAATACTAATTTTTCTGCAGACCCACTTTTCGATGGTCTTCAATCTAAAACAATCGAAGCAAAAGCTGAAGATGGTAAAATATATAATGGAATTATTAAAGAAGTAAATGGCGAGAAAGTCGGTATTTTTGGTCTAACAACTGCAGAAACAAAAGACATTTCAAGCCCTGAGAAAGTGACATTCTCGAACTATATCGTGGAAGCGAAAGAAGCAGTCACTGCATTTGAAAAAGCGGGTGTGAACAAAATTATCGCACTTACCCATATTGGATATAATGACTCTGACAATATCGACAACGATCTCCTACTTGCTAAAAACGTACCGGGTATCGACATTATTGTCGGCGGTCACACACATGTTAAACTCGACGAACCTCATGTCGTTAACAAAGATACTGAACCTGTTGTTATCGTCCAGGCGAATGAGTACAACAAATTCCTAGGACAACTTGACATCACCTTTGACGAAAAAGGTGTCATCAAAGATTATAGCGGTGTACTTCATGCTGTCGGCGGTGAAAATGCTGCAACTGATGCAGACGCAGCCAAACTTATTAAGCCATTCTCTGATACAGTGAAAGCGACAATGGAAAAACCGACTGGCGCTACAGCTGATGTATTCCTAAGCGGTCTCCGTGATCTAGGCGGTGTTCGTGCAGGTGAAACAAATCTAGGTAACCTCATCACGGATGGTATGCTTGCAAAAGCGAAAGAAATCGATCCATCGACTGTCATCGCATTCCAAAATGGCGGCGGTATCCGGACTTCTATTCCTAAAGGACCAATTACATACGGTCAAGCGATTGGCGTCCTTCCTTTTGGAAATTCCCTCGCTCTTATTGAATTGAGCGGTGCTGAATTGAAATCCGTCTTCGAACATTCTGTCAAAGATTACCCTAAAGAATCAGGTGGCTTCCTTCACTTTGCAGGAATGAAACTTATTTTCGATGGTAAAGCAGAAGCAGGCAAACGCGTCGTTTCAATTACAATTGATGGTAAAGAAATCGAATCTGACAAATCATACAAAGTTGCAACGAACGTCTTCACAGCGCAAGGTGGAGATGGTTATGACATGCTGAAAAAAGCATACGAAGATGGCCGAGTAAGAGAACCTGGTTTCGTTGACTGGGAATCTTTTGCAGAACATATGAAATCCATTGGTACAATTAACTCAGAAATTGAAGGCCGTATTTCAGCAAAAGTCCCTTACAGTGACGTAGCTTACGATAGTTGGTCATATCAATATGTATCAGATCTCTATTACCGCGGTGTTTTGAAAGGTTCAGACGCGACATATGGTCCTAAAAAAGAAATGACACGTGCACAAGCTGCTTCTTGGATTGTCCGCGCACTTGACCTGAAAGCTGAAGGTACTGCACCATTTAGCGACATCGAAAACTATGCGGCGGAAACAAAGGCTGAAATAGTTGCAGCCTACGAACACGGACTTATTAAAGGTGTTAACGGCAAATTCATGCCAAGCCAAAAAGTTACACGTGCACAATTCGCATTGATGCTAGAACGCGCGTATGAAAATTACACAGGCACAAAATATACAGCAGCTGCAAAAGCCCCCTATGCGGATTTTGGCAATTATGATGCAGAAGCAGTAAACTCCATTTCAATGCTTCACGAACTTGGAATCGCTACAGGAGCTAACGGTAAATTTATGCCTGGACGATCAACATCACGTGAACATGCAGCGAAAATTGTTTCGAACTTCATCTACAATGTGAAACAAGTGAAAAAAGCTAAATAA
- a CDS encoding methyl-accepting chemotaxis protein, whose translation MMKFTVAKKLWVGFATILVLLVIVGVMSLLTSIRLNSDYTYLLDDRVKKVELVDEFILKHNEIQDEVRGFMLFKDDSYLESRTKYVNRYNELYDELNAILVKKEHLMLLEELQGARTKYLNLQDEIVLSVQDGEDRKATELGRASANVGSLVLENAKIIKEGQFKALEQTRNELEKYIAVSKLFVIGMIVFATILGIIISTVISRNISRPVRVVTDGLNEIASGNLTIDLLKVKNKDEIGDMAAAFNKMGTDVANMVRKINASAAQLAVQSEELSASSEESLASSEMVAKTAETQMIGSEQQQRIIGQSSSSMEELSLGVANIAANNEEMLLATENVSKLVTTGSSVVGDMSNQMSTIQSTIHESSEIMMEMAQHSNEIQKITTLITTIAEQTNLLALNAAIEAARAGEYGKGFAVVAEEVRKLAEQSKMSAKEIGVMVSIIRNASERAVTSITAGSERVDIGIAATEQSLLVFGDIHHAVEDVAAKVGTVSAAIEEIQAMAEDVSHGASEIEQLSSEAAAAAGDTSAATEEQLAVNQEISSSAQTLSKLAEDLQMEMRHFRV comes from the coding sequence ATGATGAAGTTTACTGTAGCGAAAAAGTTATGGGTAGGTTTTGCAACGATTTTGGTATTACTTGTAATTGTCGGCGTGATGAGTTTATTGACGTCTATTCGTCTGAACTCGGATTATACTTATTTATTGGATGACCGTGTAAAGAAAGTAGAGCTAGTGGATGAATTCATCTTAAAGCACAATGAGATCCAAGATGAAGTACGGGGTTTTATGCTATTCAAGGACGATTCATATTTAGAATCACGTACTAAATATGTAAATCGTTACAACGAGTTATACGATGAATTGAACGCTATTCTAGTTAAGAAAGAACATCTGATGTTATTGGAAGAACTTCAAGGAGCACGAACAAAATATTTGAATTTGCAAGATGAGATTGTACTAAGTGTCCAAGATGGAGAAGATCGTAAAGCAACAGAACTTGGGCGGGCATCTGCAAACGTTGGCTCTCTTGTATTAGAAAATGCAAAAATTATCAAAGAGGGACAATTCAAGGCATTAGAGCAAACGCGCAATGAGTTGGAAAAATACATTGCAGTCTCGAAATTATTCGTTATCGGTATGATTGTTTTCGCAACAATATTAGGTATTATCATTTCCACAGTAATCAGTCGCAATATCTCGCGTCCTGTGCGTGTGGTGACAGATGGTTTAAATGAAATTGCTTCAGGAAATTTGACGATTGATTTATTAAAAGTTAAAAACAAGGATGAAATTGGAGATATGGCGGCTGCGTTCAATAAAATGGGGACAGACGTCGCGAATATGGTGCGGAAAATTAACGCTTCTGCCGCTCAATTAGCAGTTCAGTCGGAAGAATTGTCAGCCAGTTCCGAAGAAAGCCTAGCCTCTTCAGAAATGGTTGCCAAAACTGCTGAAACTCAGATGATAGGTAGCGAACAGCAGCAGAGGATTATTGGACAATCTAGTTCTTCTATGGAGGAACTATCACTAGGTGTCGCTAATATTGCGGCTAATAATGAAGAAATGCTGCTGGCAACAGAAAACGTATCAAAACTCGTTACGACAGGATCTAGTGTAGTGGGGGATATGTCAAATCAGATGTCGACAATCCAATCGACAATCCATGAATCGTCCGAAATTATGATGGAAATGGCTCAGCATTCCAATGAAATCCAAAAGATCACGACACTTATTACTACGATTGCTGAACAGACAAATTTGTTAGCACTCAATGCAGCAATCGAAGCTGCACGTGCGGGGGAATATGGCAAAGGCTTCGCGGTTGTGGCGGAGGAAGTTCGGAAACTGGCAGAACAGTCGAAGATGTCTGCTAAAGAAATCGGAGTAATGGTAAGTATAATCCGAAATGCATCAGAAAGAGCTGTCACTTCCATTACGGCAGGGAGTGAGCGTGTAGATATCGGTATCGCAGCAACCGAACAATCACTTCTTGTCTTTGGAGATATTCATCATGCAGTTGAAGATGTTGCGGCCAAAGTCGGAACAGTCTCTGCAGCAATCGAGGAAATTCAGGCGATGGCAGAAGATGTGAGCCATGGAGCTAGTGAAATCGAACAGTTGAGTAGCGAAGCTGCCGCGGCTGCAGGTGATACAAGCGCCGCAACGGAAGAACAGTTGGCGGTCAATCAGGAAATTTCATCGAGCGCACAAACATTATCGAAACTGGCTGAAGATCTCCAAATGGAAATGAGACATTTTAGAGTGTAA
- a CDS encoding LCP family protein produces the protein MNNKKKWILAGGISAVVVLIPTIWFVAFYKNAASAVAEMHEPIEREISVKREAEVVFKKQDPFSVLLLGVDEREGDSGRSDTIVVMTVNPTQQSTKMVSIPRDTYTEIIGRDTKDKINHAYAFGGTTMALASVESLLDIPIDYIATINMEGFESIINAVDGISIANELDFYVDDHVFPKGEIQLDGESALVYVRMRDEDPRGDFGRQDRQKKVIEGVLRKGASLTGLMNYKSIFNALGDNVRTNMTFDEMTDVQKNYRSALGEVEQFHFQNGNGQRMNGIWYYLMNDAELAEISEAFKEHLGLEIVTSVD, from the coding sequence GTGAATAATAAGAAAAAATGGATTCTGGCAGGTGGAATTTCTGCAGTGGTCGTGCTCATCCCTACAATTTGGTTCGTCGCCTTCTATAAGAATGCGGCAAGCGCTGTAGCAGAAATGCACGAACCTATCGAGCGAGAAATTTCAGTGAAGCGTGAAGCTGAAGTTGTTTTCAAGAAGCAGGATCCATTTTCAGTCCTTCTTTTAGGCGTGGATGAGCGTGAAGGCGATTCTGGGCGCTCAGATACAATCGTAGTCATGACGGTAAATCCAACACAACAATCGACAAAAATGGTCAGCATACCGAGGGATACGTACACAGAGATAATCGGTCGAGACACTAAAGATAAAATCAATCACGCCTATGCATTTGGCGGAACAACAATGGCTTTGGCATCCGTTGAGTCATTACTCGACATTCCAATTGATTATATTGCGACCATCAACATGGAAGGTTTTGAAAGCATTATCAATGCTGTTGATGGAATTTCGATTGCAAATGAACTCGATTTCTATGTAGATGATCATGTATTCCCTAAAGGTGAAATTCAATTGGATGGGGAATCTGCGCTCGTTTATGTGCGGATGAGAGACGAAGACCCGCGCGGAGATTTCGGCAGACAGGACAGGCAAAAGAAAGTCATCGAAGGTGTTTTGCGTAAAGGGGCTTCCCTGACAGGCCTCATGAACTATAAAAGCATTTTCAATGCACTAGGCGACAATGTCCGAACAAACATGACATTCGACGAAATGACAGACGTTCAAAAAAATTATCGTTCGGCTTTGGGTGAAGTAGAACAGTTTCACTTCCAAAACGGGAATGGTCAGAGAATGAACGGCATCTGGTATTATCTGATGAATGATGCCGAACTTGCAGAAATATCAGAAGCATTTAAGGAGCATTTAGGGTTGGAAATTGTCACGTCTGTTGATTAA